In one window of Erwinia tasmaniensis Et1/99 DNA:
- a CDS encoding elongation factor P hydroxylase, with amino-acid sequence MSTQHHYQDLIDIFDRCFMDEFQTRLIKGDDEPIYLPADDVSPWHRVVFAHGYYASGLHEISHWCIAGESRRKLVDFGYWYCPDGRDAATQGQFESVEIKPQALEWLFSVAAGFAFNVSCDNLEGDCEPDRIAFQRKVYAQVMAYLQQGIPARPARLIAELRTFYSTPPLTAAQFSWPDDLC; translated from the coding sequence ATGAGTACGCAACATCACTATCAGGATCTGATCGACATCTTCGATCGCTGCTTTATGGATGAATTCCAGACCCGCCTGATTAAAGGCGACGACGAGCCGATCTATCTTCCGGCGGATGACGTTTCTCCGTGGCATCGGGTGGTGTTTGCCCACGGCTATTACGCCAGCGGTCTGCATGAAATCTCCCACTGGTGCATTGCCGGTGAGTCGCGCCGTAAGCTGGTTGACTTTGGCTACTGGTACTGCCCGGACGGACGCGATGCGGCGACCCAGGGGCAGTTTGAATCAGTCGAGATTAAACCGCAGGCGCTGGAATGGCTGTTTAGCGTTGCCGCCGGCTTTGCCTTCAACGTCAGTTGTGACAACCTTGAAGGTGACTGCGAGCCGGATCGCATCGCGTTTCAGCGCAAGGTTTATGCCCAGGTAATGGCGTATCTGCAACAGGGTATTCCTGCTCGCCCGGCGCGGCTGATTGCTGAACTTCGCACGTTTTACTCAACTCCACCGCTGACGGCGGCCCAGTTTTCCTGGCCGGACGATCTGTGTTAA
- the fadJ gene encoding fatty acid oxidation complex subunit alpha FadJ, protein MNLPSALTLTLRPDGVGVIVIDVPHEKVNTLKAEFAADILALIQQARVNPHLAGLVLISGKPDSFIAGADISMIAACQSVQQATELALTGQKAMAEIAALPFPVVAAIHGACLGGGLELALACHRRVCTLDDKTRLGLPEVKLGLLPGSGGTQRLPPLTGIRVALDMILTGKTLNARAALRCGLVDDAVPSAILLDVAVQLALKPRAAAQRAPLGERLLTRGPGRALLFMLTQRQIQAKTQGNYPATTKILSVVRSGLTPGENGYLAEARAFGELAMTPQSAALRGLFFATTALKKEGFGAEPYPLKRIGVLGGGLMGGGIACVTATRAGLPVRIKDVNACGVNHALKTSWQVLSQAVKRRRLSAAQRQQQMALITGSTRYQGFRQCDMVIEAVFEDLALKQQMVAEIEANCSAHTIFASNTSSLPIADIAAAAQRPENVIGLHYFSPPDKMPLVEVIPHAGTSARTIASAVMLARKQGKTPIVVADRAGFYVNRILAPYLIEALHCLCEGEPIEYIDRALVQFGFPLGPLQLLDEIGLDVGTHIMPILRQAWGDRFALPAGADALWQDGRKGRKNGRGFYLYRQKGGKKRVDSTVYRLLPVNVKHHLSSQNVSQRCVMMLLNEAARTLDERGIASVRDGDIGAVFGIGFPPFLGGPFHYMDRLGIDEVVNRLTLLMQQHGPRFTPCSLLLKMAAEHQTFYTREVK, encoded by the coding sequence ATGAACTTGCCATCCGCATTGACTCTTACCCTGCGTCCCGATGGGGTTGGCGTGATCGTCATTGATGTGCCGCATGAGAAGGTCAACACCCTGAAAGCTGAATTTGCCGCCGATATTCTGGCGCTTATTCAGCAGGCGCGTGTCAATCCGCATCTGGCCGGGCTGGTACTGATCTCGGGTAAGCCCGACAGTTTTATCGCCGGGGCGGATATCAGCATGATCGCCGCCTGCCAGAGCGTTCAGCAGGCGACAGAGCTGGCCCTCACCGGGCAAAAGGCGATGGCGGAGATAGCCGCACTGCCGTTCCCGGTCGTTGCCGCCATTCATGGTGCCTGCCTGGGCGGCGGGCTTGAACTGGCGCTGGCCTGTCATCGCCGCGTCTGTACGCTGGATGATAAAACCCGACTTGGCCTGCCGGAAGTGAAGCTCGGGCTGCTGCCAGGCTCTGGCGGAACGCAGCGCCTGCCGCCACTGACGGGCATCCGGGTAGCTTTGGATATGATATTGACGGGTAAAACGCTAAACGCCCGCGCCGCCTTACGCTGCGGGCTGGTGGATGACGCGGTGCCGTCGGCTATCTTGCTGGACGTTGCCGTGCAGCTGGCGCTAAAACCGCGTGCGGCAGCGCAGCGCGCCCCCCTCGGTGAACGGCTGTTAACCCGCGGACCCGGGCGCGCACTGCTGTTTATGCTGACGCAGCGCCAGATCCAGGCAAAAACCCAGGGTAATTACCCGGCGACGACAAAAATTCTTAGCGTGGTGCGCAGTGGGCTGACGCCAGGGGAGAACGGCTATTTGGCCGAAGCGCGCGCGTTTGGTGAACTGGCGATGACCCCGCAATCTGCCGCGCTGCGCGGCCTGTTTTTTGCCACCACCGCGTTGAAAAAGGAGGGCTTCGGCGCTGAACCTTATCCACTGAAACGCATTGGCGTACTGGGCGGGGGTCTGATGGGCGGCGGTATTGCGTGCGTGACGGCCACCCGCGCCGGATTGCCGGTACGCATTAAAGACGTTAATGCCTGCGGCGTTAACCATGCGCTGAAAACCAGCTGGCAGGTTCTGAGTCAGGCGGTGAAGCGCCGTCGCCTGAGTGCGGCACAGCGTCAGCAGCAGATGGCGCTGATCACCGGCAGCACCCGCTATCAGGGCTTTCGTCAGTGCGATATGGTGATCGAGGCGGTATTTGAAGACCTTGCGCTGAAGCAGCAAATGGTGGCGGAGATCGAAGCGAACTGTAGTGCGCACACGATATTTGCCTCCAACACTTCTTCTCTGCCGATAGCTGACATTGCCGCCGCCGCACAGCGGCCGGAGAACGTGATCGGCCTGCATTACTTCAGCCCACCGGACAAAATGCCGCTGGTGGAGGTGATCCCACATGCGGGCACCTCTGCGCGGACCATCGCCAGCGCGGTGATGCTGGCGCGAAAACAGGGCAAAACGCCGATCGTCGTCGCCGACCGGGCCGGCTTCTACGTTAACCGCATTCTGGCACCCTATCTAATTGAGGCGCTGCACTGCCTCTGCGAGGGTGAGCCGATTGAATATATCGACCGGGCGCTGGTGCAGTTTGGGTTTCCGCTTGGGCCGCTACAACTACTGGATGAGATCGGCCTGGATGTGGGGACGCATATTATGCCAATCCTTCGGCAGGCCTGGGGCGACCGCTTTGCGCTCCCGGCCGGGGCTGACGCGCTGTGGCAGGATGGCCGAAAAGGGCGCAAAAACGGGCGCGGATTCTATCTGTATCGGCAAAAAGGGGGAAAAAAACGCGTCGACAGCACTGTGTACCGCCTGCTGCCGGTTAACGTAAAACATCATCTTAGCTCACAGAATGTCTCCCAGCGCTGTGTGATGATGCTCCTCAATGAGGCGGCACGCACGCTGGATGAAAGGGGGATCGCCAGCGTGCGCGATGGTGATATTGGCGCGGTATTTGGCATCGGCTTTCCGCCGTTTCTCGGTGGCCCGTTCCACTATATGGATCGGTTAGGTATAGATGAAGTGGTCAATAGATTAACTTTACTTATGCAACAGCACGGGCCTCGTTTTACTCCCTGTTCCCTGCTGCTGAAAATGGCAGCAGAGCACCAGACTTTTTATACACGTGAAGTGAAATGA
- the aroC gene encoding chorismate synthase, with product MAGNTIGQLFRVTTFGESHGIALGCIVDGVPPGIPLTEEDLQHDLDRRRPGTSRYTTPRREPDRVKILSGVFEGRTTGTSIGLLIENTDQRSQDYGAIKELYRPGHADFTYDGKYGFRDYRGGGRSSARETAMRVAAGAIAKKYLDMKHGIKVRGYLAQMGDVVCELKDWQQVEQNPFFSPDVDKLDALDELMRALKKEGDSIGAKVAVMAENVPVGLGEPVFDRLDADLAHALMSINAVKGVEIGDGFAVVNQRGSEHRDEIRANGFQSNHAGGILGGISSGQTITANLAMKPTSSITVPGKTITRSGEEVEMITKGRHDPCVGIRAVPIAEAMMAIVLMDHLLRHRAQNADVHVDMPHG from the coding sequence ATGGCGGGTAATACCATTGGACAATTATTTCGGGTCACGACGTTTGGTGAATCCCACGGCATCGCTCTCGGCTGCATCGTTGATGGCGTTCCCCCAGGCATTCCGCTGACCGAGGAAGACTTACAGCACGATCTCGATCGCCGCCGCCCCGGCACTTCACGCTACACCACGCCGCGTCGGGAGCCGGACCGGGTCAAAATTCTCTCCGGGGTGTTCGAAGGACGGACCACCGGAACCAGTATCGGACTGCTGATTGAAAATACCGATCAGCGTTCACAGGATTACGGTGCCATTAAAGAACTTTACCGTCCCGGTCATGCTGATTTTACCTACGATGGCAAGTACGGCTTCCGTGATTATCGTGGCGGTGGCCGCTCTTCAGCACGCGAAACCGCGATGCGCGTAGCGGCCGGAGCGATTGCTAAGAAATACCTGGATATGAAACACGGTATCAAAGTCCGTGGCTATCTGGCACAGATGGGCGACGTGGTCTGCGAGTTGAAAGACTGGCAGCAGGTCGAGCAGAACCCCTTTTTCAGCCCGGATGTCGACAAGCTGGATGCGCTGGACGAGCTGATGCGCGCCTTAAAGAAAGAGGGCGACTCCATAGGTGCCAAAGTGGCGGTGATGGCGGAAAACGTGCCGGTTGGCCTCGGTGAACCGGTATTTGACCGGCTTGATGCCGATCTGGCCCATGCGCTGATGAGCATTAACGCCGTTAAGGGCGTTGAAATCGGTGATGGCTTCGCCGTGGTTAACCAGCGTGGCAGCGAGCACCGCGATGAGATCCGCGCTAACGGCTTCCAGAGCAATCATGCGGGCGGCATTCTCGGCGGGATCAGCAGCGGCCAGACGATAACCGCTAACCTGGCAATGAAGCCGACCTCCAGCATTACCGTACCGGGTAAAACCATTACCCGCAGCGGTGAAGAAGTCGAGATGATTACCAAAGGGCGTCACGATCCCTGCGTTGGCATTCGCGCGGTGCCCATTGCTGAAGCGATGATGGCCATCGTGTTGATGGATCATCTTCTGCGCCATCGTGCGCAAAATGCCGACGTTCACGTCGACATGCCGCACGGGTAA
- the smrB gene encoding endonuclease SmrB — MSKNEKLSAEEKALFRGLMSGTRQLSQDTIVHKPPRKKFNQVPVKRLLSEQMDASHYFSDEFQPLLASEGAVRYVRSDVSHYELKKLRRGDFTPEIFLDLHGLTQKQAKQELGALIAACRREHIFCASVMHGHGKHILKQQTPLWLAQHPWVMAFHQAPKLFGGDAALLVLIEVEEWLPPELP; from the coding sequence ATGAGTAAAAATGAGAAGCTTAGCGCGGAAGAGAAGGCGCTGTTTCGCGGGCTGATGAGCGGTACGCGCCAGCTGTCACAGGACACGATTGTCCACAAGCCGCCGCGCAAAAAATTCAATCAGGTGCCGGTAAAACGCCTGCTGTCCGAGCAGATGGATGCCAGCCACTATTTTTCCGACGAGTTCCAGCCGCTGCTGGCCAGTGAAGGCGCCGTGCGTTATGTACGCAGCGACGTCAGCCACTATGAGCTGAAAAAACTGCGCCGTGGGGATTTTACGCCGGAGATTTTTCTCGACCTGCATGGTCTGACGCAGAAGCAGGCGAAACAGGAGCTGGGGGCGCTGATTGCCGCCTGCCGCCGCGAACATATTTTTTGCGCCAGCGTGATGCACGGCCACGGAAAGCACATTCTCAAGCAGCAGACGCCGCTTTGGCTGGCGCAGCATCCGTGGGTTATGGCCTTTCATCAGGCACCGAAACTGTTCGGCGGCGATGCCGCGCTGCTGGTGCTGATTGAAGTCGAGGAGTGGTTACCGCCGGAGCTGCCGTAA
- the prmB gene encoding 50S ribosomal protein L3 N(5)-glutamine methyltransferase produces MDKILVDEAVNELHTIQDMLRWSVSRFAAADIWYGHGTDNPWDEAVQLVLPTLYLPLDIPEDMRTARLTLSERQRIVERVIRRVSDRTPVAYLTNKAWFCGHEFYVDERVLVPRSPIGELIDRHFAGIINHQPQHILDMCTGSGCIAIACAWAFPQAEVDAVDISDDALAVTEQNISAHGLEQHVTPIRSDLFRELPKTQYDLIVTNPPYVDAEDMDDLPNEYRHEPELGLAAGNDGLTLARRILGCAADYLSEQGVLVCEVGNSMVHLIDQYPDVPFTWLEFENGGDGVFMLTRQQIIDARHHFNIYKD; encoded by the coding sequence TTGGACAAAATTCTCGTCGATGAAGCGGTCAATGAACTGCACACTATTCAGGATATGTTGCGCTGGTCGGTCAGTCGCTTTGCTGCCGCTGATATCTGGTACGGCCACGGCACCGATAATCCCTGGGACGAAGCCGTCCAGCTGGTGCTCCCCACGCTCTATTTGCCGCTGGATATCCCGGAGGATATGCGCACCGCACGCCTTACCCTGAGCGAGCGGCAGCGCATCGTTGAACGCGTGATCCGCCGGGTTAGCGACCGTACTCCCGTGGCTTATCTCACCAATAAGGCCTGGTTCTGCGGCCATGAGTTCTACGTCGACGAGCGCGTGCTGGTGCCGCGTTCACCCATAGGCGAACTGATCGACCGGCACTTCGCCGGCATCATTAATCATCAGCCGCAGCATATTCTGGATATGTGTACCGGAAGCGGCTGTATCGCGATTGCCTGTGCCTGGGCTTTCCCGCAGGCAGAGGTCGACGCGGTGGATATCTCCGACGATGCGCTGGCGGTGACCGAGCAGAATATCAGCGCACACGGTCTGGAGCAGCACGTCACGCCTATCCGCTCCGACCTGTTCCGCGAACTGCCGAAAACGCAGTATGACCTGATTGTCACCAATCCGCCGTATGTTGATGCCGAAGATATGGATGACCTGCCGAACGAGTACCGCCATGAGCCGGAACTCGGTCTGGCGGCGGGTAATGACGGGCTGACCCTGGCGCGTCGCATTCTGGGCTGTGCGGCGGATTATCTGAGCGAGCAGGGTGTGCTTGTCTGCGAAGTGGGCAACAGCATGGTGCATCTTATCGACCAGTACCCGGATGTCCCGTTCACCTGGCTGGAATTTGAAAATGGCGGCGACGGCGTATTTATGCTGACCCGACAGCAGATTATCGACGCCCGGCATCATTTTAACATCTATAAAGACTGA
- the fadI gene encoding acetyl-CoA C-acyltransferase FadI, with product MSKALPLLTRQGERIAITHGLRTPFARQATAFHGIPALELGRMVVSELLARSEISPDVIEQLVFGQVVQMPEAPNIAREIVLASALSVHTDAWSVSRACATSFQAVANVAESLMIGHIQAGIAGGADSSSVLPIGVSKKLARLLVDASKTRSLAQKLKLFSGLRPRDLLPVAPAVAEYSTGLRMGDSAEQMAKNHGITREQQDALALRSHQRAAHAWQQGLLNDEVMTACVPPWEQPFEQDNNVRAESKMQDYARLRPAFDRRHGTVTAANSTPLTDGAAAVILMTASRARELGIAPLGFLRSYAFSAIDVRQDMLLGPSYASPLALDRAGITLADLSLIDMHEAFAAQTLANLKMFADERFAREVLDRPRALGEVDMERFNVLGGSIAYGHPFAATGARMITQTLNELRRRGGGLGLVTACAAGGLGAAMVLEVDS from the coding sequence ATGAGCAAAGCGTTACCTTTGCTGACGCGTCAGGGTGAGCGCATCGCGATCACTCACGGGTTACGCACCCCCTTTGCCCGTCAGGCAACGGCCTTCCACGGTATTCCCGCACTGGAACTGGGACGCATGGTGGTCAGCGAGCTGCTGGCGCGAAGCGAAATCTCCCCCGATGTTATTGAACAACTGGTGTTCGGTCAGGTAGTGCAGATGCCGGAAGCGCCCAATATTGCCCGTGAAATCGTGCTTGCCAGCGCTCTGAGCGTTCACACCGATGCCTGGAGCGTCAGTCGCGCCTGCGCCACCAGTTTTCAGGCGGTGGCAAACGTAGCCGAAAGCCTGATGATCGGACACATTCAGGCGGGGATTGCCGGAGGAGCCGATTCATCCTCGGTGCTGCCGATAGGCGTCAGCAAAAAGCTGGCGCGGCTGCTGGTCGATGCCAGTAAAACGCGTAGCCTTGCACAAAAGCTAAAGCTGTTCAGCGGCCTGCGCCCGCGCGATCTGCTGCCGGTAGCACCAGCGGTGGCCGAATACTCCACCGGATTGCGCATGGGCGACAGCGCCGAACAGATGGCGAAAAACCACGGGATCACCCGTGAACAGCAGGATGCGCTGGCTCTGCGTTCCCACCAGCGTGCCGCACACGCCTGGCAGCAGGGCCTGCTGAATGACGAGGTGATGACAGCCTGCGTACCGCCGTGGGAACAGCCGTTCGAGCAGGATAACAACGTGCGTGCCGAGTCAAAAATGCAGGATTACGCGCGTCTGCGCCCGGCGTTTGACCGCCGTCATGGCACGGTGACCGCCGCTAACAGCACGCCGCTTACCGACGGCGCGGCGGCGGTGATCCTGATGACGGCGTCGCGCGCCAGGGAGCTGGGCATTGCGCCACTTGGCTTTCTGCGCAGCTATGCGTTTAGCGCCATTGATGTGCGTCAGGACATGCTGCTGGGGCCGTCCTATGCCTCACCGCTGGCGCTGGACCGCGCCGGGATCACGCTTGCCGATTTAAGCCTGATTGATATGCACGAAGCCTTTGCGGCGCAGACCCTGGCGAATCTGAAAATGTTTGCCGATGAACGCTTCGCCCGCGAGGTGTTGGATCGTCCCCGTGCGCTGGGAGAGGTCGATATGGAGCGGTTTAATGTGCTGGGCGGTTCCATTGCCTACGGCCATCCGTTTGCCGCCACCGGGGCGCGGATGATCACCCAGACGCTGAACGAACTCCGTCGGCGCGGCGGCGGACTAGGGCTGGTGACGGCCTGCGCGGCGGGCGGGTTAGGTGCCGCTATGGTTCTGGAGGTGGACTCATGA
- the mepA gene encoding penicillin-insensitive murein endopeptidase, with product MKKTLTALCALLITASVAQAATPWQTIPQPIAGTPQSIGEFANGCIIGARPLPLDASGYQVMRTDQRRFFGHPDLIAFIQRLSGHTRQQGLGEVLVGDMGMAAGGRFSSGHASHQSGLDVDIWLQLPKQRWSQQMLLKPQPLDLVAADGKKVVARHWQPEIGSLIKLAAQDNDVTRIFVNPAIKQQLCTDAGSDRAWLRKVRPWFQHRAHMHVRLRCPAGSLQCADQPAPPPGDGCGAELQSWFAPPAPGSTPPVKREPPPLPSACQALLDNHQL from the coding sequence ATGAAAAAGACGCTGACGGCGCTATGCGCACTGTTGATAACTGCCTCGGTGGCACAGGCCGCCACGCCGTGGCAGACCATCCCCCAGCCGATTGCGGGGACGCCGCAGTCGATAGGGGAATTTGCCAATGGCTGTATTATCGGCGCGCGGCCGCTGCCGCTGGACGCGTCCGGTTATCAGGTGATGCGTACCGACCAGCGTCGATTTTTCGGTCACCCCGATCTGATCGCCTTTATCCAGCGGCTCAGCGGCCATACCCGTCAGCAGGGGCTGGGAGAAGTGCTGGTTGGGGATATGGGCATGGCGGCAGGAGGGCGCTTTAGCAGCGGCCATGCCAGCCATCAGTCCGGCCTTGATGTGGATATCTGGTTGCAGTTGCCAAAACAGCGCTGGAGCCAGCAGATGCTGCTTAAACCCCAGCCGCTGGATCTGGTGGCCGCCGACGGAAAAAAGGTGGTGGCGCGGCACTGGCAGCCGGAAATCGGCAGCCTGATTAAACTGGCGGCACAGGATAACGACGTCACGCGTATTTTCGTTAATCCGGCGATCAAGCAGCAGCTGTGTACCGATGCCGGAAGCGATCGCGCGTGGCTGCGCAAGGTGCGGCCGTGGTTCCAGCATCGTGCGCATATGCACGTGCGCCTGCGCTGTCCGGCGGGCAGTTTGCAGTGTGCAGATCAGCCTGCACCGCCGCCGGGCGATGGCTGTGGAGCCGAACTGCAAAGCTGGTTTGCGCCGCCAGCACCGGGCAGCACGCCGCCGGTGAAACGTGAGCCGCCGCCGCTTCCGTCTGCCTGCCAGGCATTGCTGGATAATCATCAACTATAA
- the sixA gene encoding phosphohistidine phosphatase SixA has product MQVFIMRHGDAALEAASDSVRPLTHCGCDETRQMAIWLNDRAVDIERVLVSPYLRAQQTLSTAREALLLPDGEDVLPELTPGGDPKLVASYLQVLANEGVKSALVISHLPLVGYLVTELCPQETPPMFATSAIACIDFDAANAVGELEWQVSPAKLAKAM; this is encoded by the coding sequence ATGCAAGTTTTCATAATGCGTCACGGCGATGCAGCTTTAGAAGCGGCAAGCGATTCGGTCAGACCTTTGACTCACTGCGGCTGTGATGAAACTCGTCAGATGGCGATATGGCTCAACGATCGGGCGGTTGACATCGAGCGGGTGTTAGTCAGCCCCTATCTGCGCGCGCAGCAGACGCTAAGTACGGCTCGTGAAGCGCTGCTCCTTCCTGACGGAGAAGACGTCCTGCCGGAACTGACGCCCGGTGGCGATCCGAAGCTGGTGGCCAGCTATTTACAGGTGCTGGCGAACGAAGGCGTGAAATCGGCGCTGGTGATCTCTCACCTGCCGCTGGTGGGCTATCTGGTGACGGAACTTTGCCCGCAGGAAACGCCGCCGATGTTCGCCACTTCGGCTATTGCCTGCATCGATTTTGATGCCGCTAACGCGGTGGGCGAGTTGGAATGGCAGGTATCCCCGGCAAAATTAGCAAAAGCCATGTAG
- a CDS encoding YfcZ/YiiS family protein, translating into MTDAIKRCSTRETAACCCVDVGTILDNGDRTASYSQVFPHQDHAEAMLSHLTDKARAVESDPCLIESQFHQTPAGIQLACRFTFSCQAETMIFQLGLR; encoded by the coding sequence ATGACTGATGCCATTAAACGCTGTAGTACCCGTGAGACCGCTGCCTGTTGCTGCGTTGATGTCGGCACCATTTTAGATAACGGCGACCGCACGGCGAGTTATAGCCAGGTCTTCCCACATCAGGACCACGCCGAGGCGATGCTGAGTCACCTGACGGATAAAGCGCGCGCGGTAGAATCCGACCCCTGTCTGATTGAAAGTCAGTTTCACCAGACGCCGGCGGGTATCCAGCTGGCGTGCCGCTTCACGTTTAGCTGCCAGGCCGAGACGATGATTTTCCAGCTTGGTCTGCGTTGA
- a CDS encoding sulfite exporter TauE/SafE family protein, which translates to MEWLSVAPGLLCVLFLVALLAGFIDSIAGGGGLLTVPALLAAGLSPAQALATNKLQSVGGSFSASLYFIRRKAVNLREQWLNIVLTFLGSLAGALLVQHVQGDILRQLLPLLVIAIGLYFLLMPRIGEDDRQRRLHGLPFALVAGGCVGFYDGFFGPGAGSFYALAFVTLCGYNLAKSTAHAKVLNFTSNLGGLLLFMLGGKVVWLVGLVMLAGQVCGARLGARMVLSQGQKLIRPMIVIVSAVMSAKLLYDSHGAELAAWLHAL; encoded by the coding sequence ATGGAATGGCTTAGCGTTGCGCCCGGTTTACTGTGCGTACTGTTTTTGGTGGCTTTGCTCGCAGGTTTTATTGATTCGATTGCCGGAGGCGGAGGATTATTGACGGTGCCCGCCCTGCTGGCCGCGGGGCTGTCACCTGCCCAGGCGTTGGCAACCAATAAGCTGCAATCGGTTGGCGGATCGTTTTCCGCCAGCCTCTACTTTATCCGTCGTAAGGCGGTAAATTTACGCGAGCAGTGGCTGAATATTGTCCTGACCTTTTTGGGTTCTCTGGCGGGGGCATTGCTGGTTCAGCACGTGCAGGGCGATATTTTGCGCCAGCTGCTGCCGCTGCTGGTGATCGCTATCGGCCTGTACTTCCTGCTGATGCCGCGCATTGGAGAAGACGATCGCCAGCGCCGTCTGCACGGCCTGCCGTTTGCCCTGGTGGCCGGCGGCTGCGTGGGCTTTTATGACGGGTTTTTTGGCCCCGGCGCGGGGTCATTCTATGCGCTGGCCTTTGTGACGCTGTGCGGCTATAACCTGGCGAAATCGACGGCGCATGCCAAAGTGCTGAACTTTACCTCTAACCTTGGTGGCCTGCTGCTGTTTATGCTGGGCGGCAAGGTGGTGTGGCTGGTGGGGCTGGTGATGCTGGCAGGCCAGGTGTGCGGCGCGCGTCTTGGTGCCAGGATGGTATTGAGTCAAGGCCAAAAGCTGATCCGTCCGATGATCGTTATCGTTTCCGCGGTAATGAGCGCCAAGCTGCTGTATGACAGCCACGGCGCGGAGCTGGCCGCATGGCTGCATGCCCTGTGA
- a CDS encoding YfcL family protein, whose protein sequence is MIDEFEARILGLIDDMVDHASDDELFAGGYLRGHLTLAVAELELTGEHTPEALQIQVQRSLQNAIQAGELSPRDQALVIGMWDNLFLQARQAS, encoded by the coding sequence ATGATCGATGAATTCGAGGCGCGTATTCTGGGCCTGATTGATGACATGGTGGATCACGCCAGTGATGACGAGCTTTTTGCGGGCGGCTATCTGCGCGGTCATCTGACGCTTGCGGTCGCCGAGCTGGAGCTGACCGGCGAACATACCCCGGAGGCGTTGCAGATCCAGGTACAAAGAAGCCTGCAAAACGCCATCCAGGCCGGAGAACTGTCACCGCGTGACCAGGCGCTGGTGATCGGCATGTGGGACAACCTGTTCCTGCAGGCGCGTCAGGCGTCTTAA